The following is a genomic window from Aquila chrysaetos chrysaetos chromosome 2, bAquChr1.4, whole genome shotgun sequence.
tccttcctttctctgtttaaaCAGACAGAGTGGAATTCAGGTGCCTTACCATAGGTAAATagtatgattttaaaagcacatcACTGAACTGGCAGTAGATGAAGCGGTTCAGGTGAAATGATCCCTGCTGGCACGGTGCTTGCGTCAAActgaaaggtggaaaaaatctttttagtGAGCACAATGATCTCATCCTTCTCTATTTTCCTGTACAAGATTCTTGTGTTGTAGGTGCTGGCAACAGATACTTGCATTTTCCagtcatgaaagaaaaaaattctggtaaAAGAGTTGGCTTGGGCAGTGTTGCGTGGTGCATGCAGATTATTAACACTTGAAATTTATGTGTGCCTAATCACCTCTCCCCATGCTATAATGTACCTAGGTAGCTAGCACCTCTTGGATGCAAGTACTAAGCACACCAGGAAAGAAGACACTTTCTGCAAAGTCCGGAGGACTTTTTATGGAAGCTTGCAACTGAGGAACATTTCCAATTTCACTTTGAAGTTGTATAAAGCCACGTCCTGCAGAACACAGATTTTCAAATTGTGTATCACTGTTACCAAGAGAGGTGCCATGGTATGAAAAAATGATCCTATCTTCATTAAACTCaataaagaactgaaatgaTGCTCAAGGCCATTGaaagtaactttttattttcaagtcatCTTATCTCAATGAGGATGTTAGTTGTGTCATTTTTATCTTACAGATGAGAAAACTGAAACCCATCAGACAATGTTAGTCATGTTCCCAAGGTTAAAGCTGAGCTGCTTAACAGAGCTAGCAATCTATCCTGAATTTTCAACCCAGTGGATGTCTCATCAGGCAGTCCATCCCATGCTGAAGTCATTCCAATATCCTGAACATTATTTGGGcaatggaaaatattcttgGAGATCTTTATAGTCAATAAGATTGCAATGTGGTTATTTTGTTAACTATTTTGGGGgttagaaggaaaaggaaatggaatgCATACTATTCTTTCACAAGACCTCTGTTGAAAATCATTCAGATATGAAAATCTCAGAAAGCTATTTTGTTACTAATATTAGTATTACAGAAACACTCAAGTCTGAAAAGAAAGTCCATGCTGAAGCTGTTACatgcagaaataatgaaaaacaggcCTTCTTTTGAAAGATTCCGGGGTCTAAATGGAGGTTTCTAATGTTAGAGCAGCCTGCCTACTCTCCTGCCCCTTTTTCAGGAGGCATCAAGTCTGCTATAGGTCCTGTGTCATATCTGCCAACCTGCACACTTCTGAAGCAGCAGTCGGAGGTTTAGTTGTTATTAGTGCACCATACATGTAAGACACCTGCTACATTTGAGTAGGTAATTTGTAACTGCCATTGGTTTTCCATCCGAAAAATGGTGATGAGTGTTAACTATTGGTCATTGCCATTGGtatagtatattttttttttaattctactcCCTACTCTCTACTTAGTTCATACATACTATTAGTGATGCtatttcagatgaaaaacagTTCTGTGAACAAAACTTCCCCCTCCTCGTGAAAGCTGTCATCACTATATACAGACTGTATTTCATCCCCATTTCACATTCCCTTTCTAACCTAATGAATTTTGCCTTCATGGCAGGACAGTGGAGGAGATTCTCCAAGAAGTATTGAAAGCATGGTATGACCACTGTGTGCAGATTGggccttttttcttcattacatACCTCATCTAAACTAGAAGAACCAGAGATGCATACATCTTCAATCTTAATTTTCCCTGCACTCTGACTGCCTGATCCTTCCCAAAGACTATTGAATAACTCAAAACTATcagggggggagggaggggaaggcaaTGTCCATTTCCTTCCTAATTCCACACTCTGTTTCCTTCATATTGTAGCTATGTCAATGTACTTGTGGTCTCTGTATTTTACACTTAGAATCTTTGTGTTACTTATGATATAATAGATCTATAGGgatgaagatttttttgatATTTGAAGTAACCTGTGTGTCTGTGAGCCGTAATCCCAGAATAGCTATTATTGTTGCTAAGTTGACATGAAAACTATAATTTCCTGACCTAAGGTGTAGAAGCATAACAAAAACACTGTAAAAGTTGAATGGTTCTGTTGTCATCGAATATACTAGTCATTGGTTAATTAAGATCTCTTTCAACCTGCTTCAGAATGAtttgttgaaaacaaaacaaactggcAGGAAGCTGTTTGCAAGATGTTGGTAAATGCATGAAATATTATATGGGTCTATTTcttctaaagaagttaaaatgtGAGTTGGGGTGTGGTATAGATACTGACCTACATGAAGTACACAGCAGTAACATAGACTTGGGTAATATAGAATTTGTCATGGTTTTAATTCTCAGAAGGAATAAACCACATCTGTTTGGTTATTTCAGTATTCTggacttttatttctgttaaaataagtAGTAGAGAAGCAAGATCTAGTTCGATAGATGAATGATCAGTATGAATCTGGTTAATGTGGTTTCACGGCATAGTTTTAGAGTTGAAATTGCAGTCAGTAGAGAGATGGGACTGTAAATGGCTCGTGGCAGTGTGTGGTACACCTGGCCGTGTGCATCTGTTCATCGTTTTAGTTTAAAGCTGGTGTAGCACCTTATTGCTGCTGCTATAATGAAATGCTAGGGAAATGCCTTGTTAAAGTGTAGCttaacattattaaaaacaaaaccgTAATTACAAGGcttcacaaatgaaaaagaaaacaaggagctTATAACCATTTTGTAACACAGTTCGTCCTTGACCACCGTGACCTGTCATTCACCTAGGCTTTGATGAGTAGAATAATCTCTGTGTTCGTGACCTTTTACAGACAGAATTAGAAGAAACTagtaaaaaaggaaggggaaaaagaaataaagaggaaaacaaagaaggGGAGTGTCAAGACAAGCTTTATCTATGTTCTGTCTCCATGTTTACGTGTGTTTGCAATGACAAAATTACACATGTGAGTAAACaagtacaaaggaaaaagagtcaTCACAAATGGGGAAACATATTTCATGTCACCGCTCAATCGTGGTCCTTGTTGTTAACTGGAAAAATTCCGTCAGTTTGATCCACTAGAATCTTATTCGTATTGGAAAAAGTTAATAGAAACAAgcagtactttttttcattccaacAATTTAAATTTGTGTGAGAGGGACAAAGGGAAGGAGAATTGGGTGCGCACATGCAGTAAGTCCATGTGTGGGAGTAGAGAAAATGGCTTGCTCCTTGTATTCCCACCACCTGCCTGAGGTGCACACAGAACTGAGATATATGAAGGGACCCCATCAGTCAGAGTAAGAAACCCATCAGAGAAACATGTCTATCACAGATGCTCTCAATGACATGCAATTACAGTCAGATGGAGAAGGTACAGGCAATTAGTTCAGAGTCCATATTCAGGCTGAGGATCAGGAGGAAGATTTGGCTCTGGTCAGGCTTTGGAAGAGCACCGAGGTGCTGTGGTGTGTGGCTGTCAGCTCCACGTGTGCTTCAGCACGGCACAGGAAGTCTGACTTCTGGCACAAAGAGTTAGCGTCTGTTTCCAGTAGTTCCAGGCACAACCTCCTGGTTTTCAGCAGGGTCCTAATTACACAATGTTTGCGCTAAGCTCCTCCACAGGGTGAGAGGTAACAGCTACTATTCAAATGGCTGAGGTTTGTCAGCTCTATTGACTGAATTGCAGAGGTGATCCTTGGAAACCCTATTTCACCaatatttgttctgtttcctcttttttttcccggTTGTCTCTAATTTTTATCAGGTCTGTTTAATGTTTAACAGTGCAAATTAAGCAGAAGATGATGTAGCAGTATAAGTAACAGTGTGGAAAAGAGCATGGTCAGCTGAATGCAGCAGGGCTTCTGATTTTGTAAGTACtgcacatgtatttttcttagaGCTTTGCAGATGATGCTTTCTGCGGTTGGTAGCATTTTCATGTTAGCTTAGTTTCATTTGCCTGCTTGTGACTTGGTTGTGTGCGAATGTTGCAAGGAAATATTAATTAAGCAAACATGCAAGGGACCAGTGGGACCTCTTGTTCTGGAGGAATATGCTTAGCCTGAAATTAGAATAAAATAGCCTTTGAAGTAATGGGGACTTATTAAGCAGTTGTTAAAGCAGAATGCTGATGAAATCACCTTTTAGGTTGGAAACAACCTTCACAGTGACTCAAAATTAGCATAATCCCACTAGTGACTGAACAACCAGGTCCAATTTATAAACTCTTCTGGTGACTTAACGTATAAAACAGCCACTGAATTGCTAAGGCCAGGCTCTCTAATTAGGACTGGGGTGAGTGTAGGGGGTGGGTGGAAGACCGCAATTTAAATTTAAGTATCGCTTTTATTCCTATGGGCAAACTAATCTGTGGTTTggcaaagaattattttctgaatttccaaTTTGCATATCAAAAATACAGCCCAGATTTAATAAAGCCTTTCCAGTTTCTTCAGCTTTGAAATggtaacaaaaaaatatttgtggatGAAATTTTCTAATTTCAGAATATTGAATTTAATGTGATTAACATctctaaagggaaaaatatgtaGGGAAAACTTGATGACaatattcagtgttttccaGCTTCTGGTAGAAGTActtctttaatatttctgtagaGAACTGTGATACTAAGAGGAGTTTTTTTATCTGATCTGTTATAGTAGAAGTTAAAAACAGAGCCATGCCTAATGTAAgcttgctgcagaaaaaacataCTCTTTGCTTCAGAAATTCTTTGAAATTTAGGCTAAGCTCTGTTTGGACACAGGAAGTGGTCATGGACAGACAAAAATTATCCTCTTTTTCACTTAAGTGTGCAATATCTCAACTAGAGAAAAACAGCCTATGAAATGTTAAATAGCAAGTACTTTTGAAACACCTTCTGTATTACATGATTGCTTCACTTGTCTGCAGTAcataagggggggggggggggttggctgggaggaagagggagagttCTGCTTAAAAGAGATGCAAATAGTTGAATCATATTCCCATCTAGGGCTATACTCCATCTTTTGgtttaaggaaattaaaatgtagtGTTACCACTTCTTACTGCAGGTCACTGCAGTGGTCACTGTCTGCTCTCAGACATACTCAGCGTACTTAGATCCTAGCTAATATGAGAACACACAGCTAGTGTATACATTTGctataaaaacaagaaagaccACCataccaataaaaaaaataaagcaactggTTAATCACCAAGAATCCTGGAACTTGGGCTGCCCTCAGAAGCTCTATTTAAATCTTGTTTAGATAGTAGATACAGTCATCTTTTACATCTGGCAATGAACACAGGACCAAGAGAACTTCACCTTAGCAGGACGAGGGAAAATGCATTCCTGGAAGAGAAGGATACAAACAGGCTGTGTTGGCTGGAAACCAGAAGAAGAAGAGTCATAACAGTAGAAAAGTTCTAGAAATGTTTTCACATAGAAGCTGCAAGGGCAAAAAGCTTCTTTTCATAGATAGCTTGTTAGGTTTCTGAAGACAGTTTATATGAGATGCCTTCCCAGAATAGCAGGGAACTGAATTCAGTAAACTAGAGACTTGTTCCAGCTCCTGTGGAGTGCAGGAGGCTTATGTGAAGTATATCATGTCAGCATTAGGAGAACAAGCGTAATGAAGAAACTTGTCATCTCCAAGGGCATTAATCTGAGTGTCTTTTGATTTCCAAATGGGATCTGtgctcctcttttcctcttggaCCCAGGTCCTTCCTCTGTCTCTAGAGGGAGCCACACATCCCACACAGGTTAACCCATGGTAAGGGGCAAACCACCATTTAACAAGTTACAAACACTTGTTGCAGCCCCCCAAAAGGAGGGTCCACTCATCCAAAACATCCAAACATGCTTCTTATTACCTGGTGCAAACCTGCTGCTTCCCACATGTCTTTATGCCCACTTCTGAGTGCCCTGCTGCCATGCCACAGGATGCCCCAGGCTTTTGCCTTGAATTTTGCCTTGAAGTTTATGTAGATCCATCACTTATCAGCTGTGGCCAATGACTGGCCATGTGAGTAACTCACCATGAAGGAAACAGGGGCGTGATTTTAACAAGCACCAGATAGTCCGTGACAGCCATCTGTCCGTGTGCTGCTGCCCTGATGAAAGGGAGGAAATTTATTCCACTTCCAGTGAGAAATGAGCTGCCTCACATTTCCTCACATTTACCGAACTGCATTTGGGCAGGTACTGTGGAGTATTTGACGTCTTTGAAACCCACACCCTGTCTTACCTCATGGTAACTTGTTTGTTTAGATGTACCCTATAGGAGACAATGATCCAAGGAAGATAATGTCATTGTTAATGGAGATTATTATGGACTTTGGCTCTATACTTGccaaggaagaagagaattGCCTTTTCAGGGCAGTTACAATGGAATGTTGTGGTTTTATTATGCCTGACATTTTAGTTTATAATTTGGTTGAATTTATTAATGACATTTATCATTGTGTCCATGGGCACTTTAAATATCCTATGTACATTAGATCTTTACATTTGCACTATATAGTATTTATGCTAACAAACTATTCATTATTTCTTACTACCAAGATCATCATTACCATATGTTCATCTAATGACTGTTTATTTTGTGacagaataatttgaaaagaagatgaagtATCTCCTGTGCCTGTGTTTACTCCTTGCTGTTCTTTGTGCCATAACCCATTGCCACCATGAAGACATTTGCCTTGAAGTCAGTAATACTAATCTGCGTGATGGAACAGAAAATTTATTAACACATAACTGTAACAAGCAAGTTTCTAACTATGCAGATTTTGTATTTAGATTTTACAAGCAGGCTATATCAAAAGAAgctgataaaaatgttttcttttctcccgTGAGCATCTCCACTGCCTTTGCCATGCTGGCTATTGGTGCTAAGTCAACAACCCTGTCTCAGATTTTTGAAGGACTGGGCTTTGACGGTCTGACTGAGATTCGCATGCATGATATACACAAAAGTTTTCATAAAGTTTTAGCAGTACTGAACTGTACTGACGTTAACATCACATTAAATATAGGGAATGCCCTTTTTACAGCTATTGGGTATAAACCACAGGagacatttttacaaaataccAGACAATTTTAtgatgcagaatttttttctagcaaTTTCAATAAACCAGAAGAAGCTAAGAAGCAAATCAATAAATATGTAGAGGAGAAAACCAAGGGGAAAATTCCTGAATTAATTGGTCATCTTGATGCAAGTACTGTATTGGTTCTTGTtaactacatttattttaaaggtaagatatttaacataattttccaATAGGTGATTTTGATGCAAACCAAAAATTATAGGGAACTCTTGATGATTTATTAGCAGAGTGACTATTTAGGAAAGAGCTAAACTGTGCAGGATCTTCAAAGTAAAGATTAGATCTGGCCAAAAGCAGGGCATCTGATTGTTGAGAAACACTGATTGTTTGATTTTGGCCCAGTTTGCCTGAAAGCTGTGGACAGAGAAGTCCCACTCTAGTGGACTGCCTCATAGACAGGGACCCATTGCATGCAGTCTCTCTGGTCTGAGGGCATAATGACTGAAGATGTTTCCAAGATCTCTGTGCTGACTGTATATGCCAGTCAAACTTAGGGGACTGACATCCTTGCACTTCCAGAGTCCCCAGTATTATGGTAGATCTACTAGCTATGCTGCATGAAAACTTGGGACATAGCATTTTGAGGGCCTGTGCTTCTGGAGCCCTGCTTGAATGTTAGGATCCTTTATTCTGCTGACAAATTCCTCACCAGGCTGAGTGCAGTCATCTTGCGTCGGGTATGGCCTAACAGGAAAGGCATAACAAGATCTTGTGGCTGAATGTATAAGTGGTTGAATTTAAATTACATAAAAGGCACAGGTGATGGGAACATATGGCTACAACAGAAGGAGGACTCTCTCAAGTGGTCCTCATCAACCTTTGGTTGTTTTTCAGCAAGACAGGACTTACACTAACTATGCTGGACTTACTGCACAGCTAAAATGCTTTATTGTGTGTTATGCAGGACATTGAAGTGATTTAGTGATCCTCTTCTCCCATAAACAGCCCTCCAACATCCTAACATTTAAGTTGGTCTGATTTGTATCAGCCATTTTTTATGATCTTCACAAATTTGAGTGCAAcatcttctctcttcctccattAGCTGCCTGGGAAAAGCCTTTTGATTCTTTGCATACATATGAGGATGATTTTTTTGTGAACACAAATGTATCTGTTAGAGTCAACATGATGCAGCGTGACAGTAACTATGACAGTTACTACGACCAGGATCTCTCTTGCGAGGTGGTAGAGCTGCCTTACCAGGGCACTGCACGAGCATTGCTCATTCTGCCTGATGATGGAAAGATGAAGCAAGTGGAAGATGCTCTCTCCAAGGAAACTGTTTGTAAATGGGATAACAGACTTGTGACCAGGTAACTCTAGATAGATGGATTACTGTATTTGAGGAcacatcattatttttaagagaaagcaTTAATTTCAGATCACCTCCTCCTGGATATAATGTCCTGATTTCATAAAGCGGAGTTTTAAGCAATTCCCAAGATGAGTCAGAGCAGACCATAATTGACAAGCAACTGCAGGCTTTCTGACCTGACAGAAGGGGACACAGCATTGTAACAACTGCCTCAAGACTTGCTTGGCTACCTTTTGGCTACCATACCTCTTCTTTCATGGTGCTAACAATTCATTCGCTTCAATGTGTCTTAGATTTtatcctccttttcccttcttttagCCTTTCCACAGTTGGTCTGCTTACTCTCTGTAGCCCTCTAGCCACAAAAAACATAGCTGTGTTTGTGGCACTGGGATGAAAGAGTGGTAATGaagaaattagtttattttttttaaaatcaaagagaTAATGTAGGTACAGATGCTAAAATTGCTCAGGGTATATAAAAGCTACCATCAAACAAATTAGCAATCAAAAGAATGCTTTCAAGTGTCACTGAATTGCATACTATCCAGTGTGCTGGCTGAAACAAGGCTGCAATGCTTCACTGCTGTTTCGTTTTCTTTGTTCAACAGGAGATTAGACCTGCGGTTACCAAAGATTTCTATTAGTGGGTCTTATGATGTTAAAAACCTCTTCCAGGAAATGGGCATTACTGAAGTATTCTCTAGTAATGCTGATCTGTCTGGAATTAGTGGCAGCCGTAATCTTCGGGTTTCACAAGTAAGTGAGCAGACGGAGCTGTTAATGGGGAGGTGGTTGGTTGCTCTGATCAATTATATCTGGGGTTTTTAAAGACTTGCTTTCCCTCCTTGTCCTACTGAAGTTATAAGTAAAAACTCACAATGACATGTAGGGGCTTGCTTAGTAGTTGTGCTTTTCTACAGAGAGGGTCTGCTATCCCacctttgtattattttaatattattattaaaaggCTGGATATTAAGTACATAGAAATGTTGGACAAGATCTTAAATGATTTCTTGGCACTGGAATATGATTGCTTAGATAAGATTGTGTCAGGTAAATTATAAGAGAGGAGTATATTATGATATTTGTGTGGATTAGTACctaattttttaatatcctCAAAGTTTCCAAGAAACAACCAGTTTGCAGTAGCAGAATTTCTCCATGTCAGTTTAAACTATGTTTTAATGTGGCAAAGATGCCAAATACTGCCCCTGTATTAGCATTTAAATAGCAGTCTTCCATTAACCTTGGAATAACAGAGAAAGTGTTGCTAGAGGAAGTCCAAACCAtctaagaaaacaaaccagcaagTACATGGGCTGTTACTGTCCCCCTccactcagcactggtgaagcTGCATTTACAGTgtgtccatttttatttttggctctCCCCATTCAGTCCTGACGTGGAGAACATTCCTGTTGCAGGCTATTTGAGATTTACCATACAATAAAGTTTTGTCCACTGGTTTTTATCACTCCTTTAGTCTGCTAAATATTCCATAAAAAGAGAGTTTATCTTCACCTCCTGCTTGCTGTCCCATATATAAACCATAGCGTTTGCTCCTTTCCCCTGCAGGCAATTCACAAGGCCCTGCTGGAAGTTAATGAGGCTGGAACTGAGGCTGCAGGAGCCACCGCCATAATTGTTACCAGAGTTCTGCATCCTTCTGTTACCATCAAATTCAACAGGCCCTTCCTTATCTTGATTTCTGACAAAGAAACCAGCACCACACTTTTCATGGGGAAAATTGTCAATCCTACTAAGAAGTAATTGCTGAGTTATTGGGCATACTGGTATTCGGCATGAGTTATAATGGCTACAGTGTTTGCACATATGGGCTAGCCAGTGCTAGCCACTACCCTCTGATTGAGGGATATTCAGAAGTAAATGAGGAATTTCCTTATCAAattaataagcaaaaaaattgtaaaaaaaaccccaacaactgACAGTTTTTCAATGTAATAGTTTCCCTAGTTGAGTAATTCAAGTTATTaacacattttccaaattttccTTGGAAGACAGTTTTTTGTAAAgtctgctgttatttttacaaGTGAATTCTCTCTGCTAAGTGGTTTTGTCCAGACTGTTTTCAGGTCTGGATTACTCACCAAAAGCTTTATCCCAACAGGTAACAAGTCCCTCACAATTCCATTACATCTTCTCCAGGACTTGCTGATGATCGGTAGTCACCTGAGCTGGTCCCTACAGAGTCCTTTCTTCCTTATGTAGCTCTTTGCTGCCTAGGCCATTGCTGTTTACCCTCAACCAACCTGTTCTTTCTCACATGTTCCAACTCTTTGCCTAGGACGTCTTAAAGAAACATTgacaaaaaagataaaatcccTGAGACAATAGACTTATTCTGCTGTAACACTCACTGTAAGTGTCTTTTTGCAGTTCACAGGGTCAGCAAAAAACTTTGAGAGACAGTGACATTAGGCATGAACTGTCAAAGAGGTGTCCTGCGACAATGTCATCCATGAATTTTTGCTATGGCTgatgaataaaataaacattgtcATTTAAATCCATCACTTAAGGACTGACTCCAGTCTCTTCCTATCATtttataaatcttttaaaatccaCAAAAAATTTCAGTCACCCTTATTAACATAGCAGGGTGTCTGTAAAATACGTTTTAAACACTGTTAAATGAGTCCAACTTTTCTCATATGGAGATGGTGATTCTTTGTATTCTCTCCTTATGTGCCTGCTTGggtaaaatctgttttcaagaaACACATAAACACTCTCTTGCTGTTGTGGGTCTGCAGATCACCCACTCTTACTGCAGTGGAGCACTGGGGCCCAGTGCTCAGCCTTGCTGAACTCTATATGAACCCTTTATGGCACAGCTGCTGCCTCAAGGAGAGGCTGACTCCTGCTTTgacagctgctctctcactaCACTGCTTTGACTCGTGCCATTGCATATTGACCCTTGATAAATTTTTTGCAAGTGGAGTTTAGTCCCTGTCCCTGGGAAGATGATACTCCTGAATGTACATTGCTCATTCCTACAGTGGTCCTGGCAATGTGCTGTAAGCACTGCAAAGGAGATGCAAGCCCCAAATCCACAAACAAGCCTCCCACCCCTGACATCTCTCTGGCCCTCT
Proteins encoded in this region:
- the LOC115336985 gene encoding serine protease inhibitor 2.1-like isoform X1, translating into MKYLLCLCLLLAVLCAITHCHHEDICLEVSNTNLRDGTENLLTHNCNKQVSNYADFVFRFYKQAISKEADKNVFFSPVSISTAFAMLAIGAKSTTLSQIFEGLGFDGLTEIRMHDIHKSFHKVLAVLNCTDVNITLNIGNALFTAIGYKPQETFLQNTRQFYDAEFFSSNFNKPEEAKKQINKYVEEKTKGKIPELIGHLDASTVLVLVNYIYFKAAWEKPFDSLHTYEDDFFVNTNVSVRVNMMQRDSNYDSYYDQDLSCEVVELPYQGTARALLILPDDGKMKQVEDALSKETVCKWDNRLVTRRLDLRLPKISISGSYDVKNLFQEMGITEVFSSNADLSGISGSRNLRVSQAIHKALLEVNEAGTEAAGATAIIVTRVLHPSVTIKFNRPFLILISDKETSTTLFMGKIVNPTKK
- the LOC115336985 gene encoding serine proteinase inhibitor A3K-like isoform X2 encodes the protein MKTFALNNFNKPEEAKKQINKYVEEKTKGKIPELIGHLDASTVLVLVNYIYFKAAWEKPFDSLHTYEDDFFVNTNVSVRVNMMQRDSNYDSYYDQDLSCEVVELPYQGTARALLILPDDGKMKQVEDALSKETVCKWDNRLVTRRLDLRLPKISISGSYDVKNLFQEMGITEVFSSNADLSGISGSRNLRVSQAIHKALLEVNEAGTEAAGATAIIVTRVLHPSVTIKFNRPFLILISDKETSTTLFMGKIVNPTKK